One region of Streptomyces capillispiralis genomic DNA includes:
- a CDS encoding chitinase C-terminal domain-containing protein: protein MFLSTEDEQGIDAVTDLVKSTGAGGVMMWELGGDYACPADVQPDTPCGMGYTLTTRLNERLGNTGAYDNNLRTGSSAAAPTVSANVSVEMVNYPTATANLWPLQPTVRITNNTGRTLGGGKDTKLSFDIPASTSPLVKDANWQTGAQGGQWKLTPGTTFHRVSTTLEYCQTIPAGKSLDLPIIYFLPITGQVNTSLSIGGTAYAPVTDNLKGLGTATPPAGGCGAANWDATKIYSPASQPIEQTTVKYNGKVWKAKWETRGQCPGHRGRRRP from the coding sequence GTGTTCCTGTCGACCGAGGACGAGCAGGGCATCGACGCGGTCACCGACCTGGTCAAGTCGACCGGTGCGGGCGGCGTGATGATGTGGGAGCTCGGCGGCGACTACGCCTGCCCGGCGGACGTCCAGCCGGACACCCCGTGCGGGATGGGGTACACGCTGACGACGCGTCTGAACGAAAGGCTGGGCAACACGGGCGCGTACGACAACAATCTCCGCACCGGCAGCAGCGCGGCAGCCCCGACGGTGTCGGCGAACGTGAGCGTCGAGATGGTCAACTACCCGACCGCCACGGCGAACCTGTGGCCGTTGCAGCCGACCGTCCGGATCACCAACAACACCGGGCGCACACTCGGCGGTGGCAAGGACACGAAGCTGTCGTTCGACATTCCGGCCTCGACGTCACCGCTGGTCAAGGACGCCAACTGGCAGACCGGTGCCCAAGGTGGCCAGTGGAAGCTGACGCCCGGTACGACGTTCCACCGGGTCAGCACGACGCTGGAGTACTGCCAGACCATCCCGGCCGGGAAGTCGCTCGACTTGCCGATCATCTACTTCCTCCCGATCACCGGTCAGGTGAACACGAGTCTGTCGATCGGCGGTACGGCGTACGCGCCGGTGACCGACAACCTCAAGGGACTCGGTACGGCGACCCCGCCGGCCGGTGGCTGTGGTGCCGCGAACTGGGACGCGACCAAGATCTACTCCCCGGCCAGCCAGCCGATCGAGCAGACCACGGTCAAGTACAACGGCAAGGTCTGGAAGGCCAAGTGGGAGACGAGGGGCCAGTGCCCCGGGCACCGGGGTCGACGCCGACCATGA
- the cas1e gene encoding type I-E CRISPR-associated endonuclease Cas1e, producing MLPRVADSLSFLYLDMVRVVQDDTGVCAQIQVDEHRTDLVYIPTTALSCLLLGPGVSITTPALTTLARDGTSVVCVGAGGVRAYAGILPDSLTTHWLEQQVATWADPARRLEVAVRMYRMRFKDADLPAAVTLDQLRGMEGQRMKAFYKILAHQHGIGRFRRNYRPDQWDTQDPVNLALSAANTCLYGVVHAALPALGYVHTGTQHAFVYDIADLYKADITLPLALHNSHNPEQEARRRFREDLRLLRLLPRIVQDVQSLLTPPHTTTADDGTDEEHSERRDARMVHLWDPKTGVLPAGVNYAKGDN from the coding sequence ATGCTTCCTCGCGTCGCGGACTCCCTGTCCTTCCTCTATCTGGACATGGTCCGCGTAGTGCAGGACGACACCGGAGTGTGCGCGCAGATCCAGGTCGACGAACACCGCACCGACCTCGTCTACATCCCCACAACCGCCCTGTCCTGCCTGCTCCTGGGACCGGGCGTGTCCATCACCACCCCGGCCCTGACCACCCTCGCCCGCGACGGCACCAGCGTCGTCTGTGTCGGAGCGGGCGGCGTCCGCGCCTACGCCGGCATCCTCCCGGACTCCCTCACCACCCACTGGCTCGAACAACAGGTCGCGACGTGGGCCGACCCTGCGCGCCGCCTCGAGGTCGCCGTCCGCATGTACCGGATGCGCTTCAAAGACGCCGACCTACCGGCCGCCGTCACCCTGGACCAGCTCCGCGGCATGGAAGGCCAGCGCATGAAGGCCTTCTACAAAATCCTCGCGCACCAGCACGGCATCGGACGCTTCCGCCGCAACTACCGGCCCGACCAATGGGACACCCAGGACCCCGTCAACCTCGCCCTGTCCGCCGCCAACACCTGCCTGTACGGCGTCGTCCACGCCGCCCTCCCCGCCCTCGGCTACGTCCACACCGGCACCCAGCACGCCTTCGTCTACGACATCGCCGACCTCTACAAAGCCGACATCACCCTCCCCCTCGCCCTCCACAACTCCCACAACCCCGAACAGGAAGCACGCCGCCGCTTCCGCGAAGACCTCCGACTCCTACGCCTCCTGCCCCGCATCGTCCAGGACGTCCAGTCCCTCCTGACCCCGCCCCACACGACCACAGCCGACGACGGCACCGACGAAGAACACTCCGAACGGCGTGACGCGCGCATGGTCCACCTCTGGGACCCCAAAACCGGAGTACTCCCCGCAGGCGTCAACTACGCCAAGGGAGACAACTGA
- a CDS encoding S1 family peptidase — translation MRRPFTCLAMLTTALMVVSTLFLGTAPPAAALQVVTIRGGTVLHAATGAQCVIGFNARSATTPPTYYGVMIGHCSGTYRTTWYADAARTVPVGVTAGASYPIDDYGVVRYTSNTLALPGDLSLGGGALQDITGAATPAVGQSVCHVGRASGVRCGTVTALNVTVNFAEGTVHGLIRSTTCAEPGDDGAPAYSGTRAVGFLVASTGNCASGGVSYYQPVTEVLGAFGLTVY, via the coding sequence GTGAGACGTCCGTTCACCTGCCTGGCCATGCTGACCACCGCCCTGATGGTGGTGAGCACCCTGTTTCTGGGCACCGCACCGCCAGCCGCCGCGCTGCAGGTGGTGACGATCCGGGGCGGCACCGTGCTTCACGCCGCCACCGGCGCCCAGTGCGTCATCGGCTTCAACGCGAGGAGCGCGACCACCCCGCCCACCTATTACGGGGTGATGATAGGCCACTGCTCCGGCACCTACAGGACCACCTGGTATGCCGACGCGGCGCGCACCGTGCCGGTCGGGGTCACCGCCGGCGCCTCCTACCCGATCGACGACTACGGCGTCGTCCGCTACACCTCGAACACGCTGGCCCTGCCCGGCGACCTCTCCCTGGGCGGGGGCGCACTCCAGGACATCACCGGGGCCGCGACCCCGGCAGTCGGCCAGTCGGTGTGCCATGTCGGCCGGGCCAGTGGGGTCCGCTGCGGGACTGTGACCGCGCTCAACGTCACGGTCAACTTCGCCGAGGGCACCGTCCACGGCCTGATCCGGTCCACCACCTGCGCGGAGCCCGGCGACGACGGCGCCCCGGCCTACTCCGGCACCCGGGCCGTCGGCTTCCTGGTCGCCTCCACCGGCAACTGCGCCTCCGGGGGAGTCTCCTACTACCAGCCCGTCACGGAAGTCCTCGGCGCGTTCGGTCTGACCGTGTACTGA
- a CDS encoding type I-E CRISPR-associated protein Cas6/Cse3/CasE, translating into MEEKGKRGRIVPLSGADADQWWLRRATEAGLDLHVLTPTSMEPARPRGRDAPHMRHSLLRYDGTATVTDPDALKDAVIHGIGRGKPYGAGLLSLAPQQPREHATPGR; encoded by the coding sequence CTGGAAGAGAAGGGCAAGCGAGGACGGATCGTGCCGCTCTCCGGCGCCGACGCCGACCAGTGGTGGCTCCGCCGGGCCACCGAAGCCGGCCTCGACCTCCACGTCCTGACCCCCACCAGCATGGAACCGGCCCGCCCCCGCGGCCGGGACGCCCCCCACATGCGGCACAGCCTGCTCCGTTACGACGGCACCGCCACCGTCACCGACCCCGACGCACTCAAAGACGCCGTCATCCACGGCATCGGACGCGGCAAACCCTACGGCGCAGGCCTGCTCAGCCTCGCGCCCCAACAACCGCGTGAGCACGCCACGCCGGGGCGGTGA
- a CDS encoding helix-turn-helix transcriptional regulator, protein MSSPMVRRETVRDIEAICHLDLDSRILRRRIADRLTRLIPADSYCFSTIDPMTLLTADQVSAGLVPEAAAAAAHNEYLVDDVLKFAALARSEVSAGTLGAATGGDPESSHRYRTVLPMIDARHELRAGFVVDGRCWGVVALFRGGRRPDFTPADVGVLRRLSAPVGAALRRAAHRAPDDTAAGQSEAGVLLLDQDLRLFSENLAAKLWRDELGSSQAELPSAILEVAARGRGAELPAYGRIRGRSGRWLSVQASPLSGGPHPAAIAVTVHPAPAADVAEILLLAYGLTPRERDVLARVVAGLPSRTIAVELHITAATVQDHLKSVFAKTGVRSRSELVATVLGL, encoded by the coding sequence GTGAGTTCCCCGATGGTCCGGCGCGAGACCGTGCGCGACATCGAGGCGATCTGCCATCTCGACCTCGACTCCCGAATACTGCGCCGCCGGATCGCCGACCGGCTGACACGCCTCATCCCGGCCGACTCCTACTGCTTCAGCACGATCGACCCGATGACGCTGCTGACCGCCGACCAAGTCAGCGCCGGGCTCGTACCGGAGGCGGCCGCGGCCGCCGCGCACAACGAGTACCTGGTGGACGACGTCCTGAAGTTCGCGGCGCTGGCCCGCTCCGAGGTGTCCGCGGGCACGCTCGGTGCGGCCACCGGCGGTGATCCGGAATCCAGCCACCGCTACCGGACCGTGCTGCCGATGATCGACGCACGGCACGAGCTGCGGGCGGGCTTCGTGGTGGACGGCCGCTGCTGGGGCGTCGTCGCCCTCTTCCGCGGCGGCCGGCGGCCCGACTTCACCCCGGCCGACGTCGGCGTCCTGCGGCGGCTGTCCGCCCCGGTCGGTGCGGCCCTGCGCCGGGCCGCCCACCGGGCACCCGACGACACCGCTGCGGGCCAGTCCGAGGCCGGAGTGCTCCTGCTCGACCAGGACTTGCGGCTGTTTTCGGAGAACCTGGCCGCGAAACTCTGGCGGGACGAGCTGGGCTCGTCGCAGGCGGAACTGCCGTCCGCGATCCTGGAGGTGGCCGCACGGGGAAGAGGCGCTGAGCTGCCGGCGTACGGACGCATCCGCGGCCGCTCGGGCCGGTGGCTCTCCGTCCAGGCCTCGCCGCTGAGTGGTGGCCCGCACCCGGCGGCCATCGCCGTGACGGTACATCCGGCGCCGGCCGCCGACGTGGCCGAGATACTGCTGCTCGCGTACGGGCTTACACCGCGCGAGCGGGACGTGCTGGCGCGAGTCGTCGCCGGTCTGCCGTCGCGGACCATCGCCGTGGAACTGCACATCACCGCGGCGACCGTGCAGGACCATCTGAAGAGTGTGTTCGCGAAGACCGGTGTCCGCAGCCGCAGCGAACTGGTGGCGACGGTCCTGGGCCTATGA
- a CDS encoding SDR family oxidoreductase, producing MSARALEEKVALVTGGSRGIGRAIAKRLAQDGAAVGVTYARDETAASETVENIRKNGGRAFALQAGLGKRGDAARLWAAFDAAGTEHVPDGKLDIIVNNVGIGDFASLESLTEDAFDKVFAVNVRAPFFVTQQGLPRLRDGGRIINISSSVARLATPGMIAYGATKGALDNFSLALAKELGPRSITVNSVAPGTVLTDASAATLLGDPHAEAQAASLAALGRIGRPEDMADIVAFLASDDARWVTGQVIDATGGMAL from the coding sequence ATGTCTGCAAGAGCACTCGAGGAAAAGGTCGCACTGGTCACCGGCGGCAGCCGGGGCATCGGCCGGGCGATCGCGAAGCGGCTCGCCCAGGACGGCGCCGCCGTCGGCGTCACCTACGCCCGCGACGAGACGGCGGCGAGCGAGACCGTCGAAAACATCCGCAAGAACGGAGGACGGGCCTTCGCACTCCAGGCGGGGCTGGGCAAACGCGGCGACGCGGCCCGCCTCTGGGCCGCCTTCGACGCCGCGGGCACGGAGCACGTGCCCGACGGGAAGCTCGACATCATCGTCAACAACGTCGGCATCGGGGATTTCGCATCCCTGGAGTCGTTGACCGAGGACGCCTTCGACAAGGTCTTCGCCGTGAACGTGCGTGCACCGTTCTTCGTCACGCAGCAGGGACTGCCGCGCCTGCGCGACGGGGGCCGGATCATCAACATCTCCAGCTCCGTGGCCCGCCTGGCCACGCCGGGAATGATCGCCTACGGCGCCACCAAGGGAGCCCTGGACAACTTCAGTCTCGCCCTCGCCAAGGAGCTGGGCCCCCGGAGCATCACGGTCAACTCGGTGGCCCCCGGAACCGTCCTCACCGACGCCAGCGCGGCCACCCTGCTGGGCGATCCGCATGCCGAGGCGCAAGCGGCGTCTCTTGCCGCCCTCGGCCGGATCGGGCGGCCGGAAGACATGGCCGACATCGTGGCCTTCCTCGCCTCCGACGACGCACGCTGGGTAACCGGCCAGGTCATCGACGCAACGGGAGGCATGGCCCTCTGA
- a CDS encoding transposase: MAAALGYHAADGGRGPRLCFHLKPGSYDTISLTEVLEQVKTIYAGEPVVLVRDGLAAHWSRSMPAWTAGQDWLTLERLPAYAPELNPVEGLWSAIWTHEPANLAGVADAAECGIHRVCSNEQLPWSLLTHTGLTIHPETPKN, from the coding sequence ATGGCCGCCGCGCTGGGCTACCACGCCGCCGACGGCGGACGCGGCCCGCGGCTGTGCTTCCACCTCAAGCCGGGCAGCTACGACACCATTTCCCTGACCGAGGTGCTGGAGCAGGTCAAGACCATCTACGCCGGTGAGCCGGTTGTGCTGGTACGGGACGGACTGGCGGCCCACTGGAGCCGAAGCATGCCTGCATGGACGGCCGGGCAGGACTGGCTGACGCTGGAACGGCTGCCGGCCTATGCACCCGAACTCAACCCGGTGGAAGGGCTGTGGTCAGCCATCTGGACCCACGAGCCGGCGAACCTCGCCGGCGTCGCCGACGCGGCCGAATGCGGCATCCACCGGGTCTGCTCCAACGAACAGCTCCCGTGGTCCCTCCTCACCCACACCGGACTGACAATCCATCCCGAAACACCAAAGAACTAA